The DNA window CATCATATCCATCGCCGCCGGCGCACCGACTAATGGCGGCAGACGCACCGTGCCGCCAAATCCTGGATGAATCCCGAGATTGACTTCCGGCAATCCAAGCTTGGTGCCCGGATCATCATCGGCAACACGATAACGGCACGCCAATGCCAACTCCATACCACCGCCCAGACAAAATCCATGAATCAGTGCCACGGTAGGCATATCCAATGCTTCCAGGCGATCCAGCACCGCCTGACCGCGCCCAATCAAGGCTTCGGCATCCTGCTGCCCATTCAGGGTCGTGAATTCATTAATGTCTGCACCCGCGATAAAGCCACTGGCTTTTGCCGACAAAATCACCAGTCCTTGTGGACGCTCTTGTTCGATGGCGCTAATAATTGCATCCAATTCCATCAATACGTCAGCTGAGAGCACGTTGGTCGTGGCATTCGCTTTATCGGCATACAGCCATATCGTGTCGTGATCGTCACGTTCCAGACGCCAGTTTTTGTACGTTTGCTCAGTCATGGCTATCACCCCGCATCCCTTTCAACCACCATCGCGCCACCCTGGCCGCCGCCAATACAAAGACTCGCCATCCCGCGTTTTGTATTCGTTCGTTTCAACACATGCAACAAGTGCAGCACAATACGTGCACCGCTGGCACCGACCGGATGACCGATACTGACGCCACCGCCATCGACATTCAGCCGCTCATTACTGACTTCACCCAGCGGCCCACTGAGCCCTAATTCATTGCGGCAATAATCAGCATCTTTCCAGGCCTCGACACACGCCAACACCTGCGCCGCAAAGGCTTCATTGATTTCCCAATAATCGATATCGCTGATTTGCCAGCCATGACGTTGCATGATCGGCGTCATCGCATGCACTGGCCCCAATCCCATTTGACTGGGTTCTAATCCGGCCCACTCGCTATCGACAATCCTCCCCATCACCGGCAATTGATGTTGGCGCACTGCATCTTCGCTGGCCAGAATCAACATCGCCGCACCATCGGTGACCTGCGCCGAATTTCCCGCCGTGACGCGACCAAAGTGCCGATCGAACACGGGCTTTAATGCCCCCAGTTTGGCCACATCCGAATCGCGGCGCAAACCATCATCATGCTGATAACACTTCCCTTTGCTATCGTAAATGGCTTCAATCTCATCAATGAGCAGATTTTCATCTTGTGCCCGCGCCAGACGCTTCTGACTTTGACAGGCGAACTCATCCATGCGCTTGCGGCTGATATTAAAGCGATGAGCGAGAATCTCTGCGGTCTGCCCCATCGACAAGCCAACGATCGGATCCGTCAGCCCACGCAACAAACCGATCACTGGCTTGAGATATTTTGGCTTCAATTTTTTCAAGGTTTGCAGTTTTTGCCCAAAACTCTTGGCGCCATTCCAGGCCGACAGCCAATGCACCATCTCCAGACTCAACAGGATCGGCGCATGACTCATGGATTCAACGCCACCCGCCAGCACCAGATCGGAACGACCACAGGCAATATTGGTGTAGGCACAATCCAGCGCCTGCATGCCGGAGGCGCAATTACGTTGCACCGTCCACGCGGGTATGCGCTTGTCGCACCCCAAGCGCAAGGCCATGACGCGCGCGATATTCGCCTCATCCGGCCCGGGCATCACGCAGCCCAGAATCACTTCGTCCAACGCTTCCACTGAAAATGATTGGCGCACCAACAAGGCACGGCCCGCGGCCACCGCCAGATCGCCCGCCGCAAACGATCCCGGCTTACCCGCCGCCCTGAGAAAAGGCGTGCGCGCGCCATCGACCACATACACTGTCCGATTCATTCCGCTGCGTGAATGCGCCATATCAAGACTCCCTGCTCTGCTTCGAACTCCAATAATCCGGACGGAAATCATCGACCGTAATCACATCGCGACGCGCTGCAATTGCCGCCCTGAGAGTATCGGCTTCCTGCCGATTGATGATCCCCGCCTCCAGACCGCGCGCCAGCGTTTCACCATCGCCGATTTTGGGCAGACGCTTGCTTTGCACCGCCTCGCGCAATTTGCGTTCCACGACCTCGGCCGCCACCACCTTGTCCAGCGCCGACTCGATGCGACCCAATGCATCCTGTTCGCTACCGGGGACAAAAATACCTGCGGTCAGCCGGTCACGAACGGGCGACGGCGACAAAATCAGACCTGCAACTGTATGGCCCAGCCCATCACTCGGCAGCCGACAACTGCGCCCAAACGGCATCATAATTTTCTTCAATAACCAGCCCACCGACCGCAGTGGCAAATTGCTCGCCAAGCCGATCAGATGTTCTTCCGCCTGATACAACGCGTCATCACAGGCCCAACGCAACAATGACAAATCTTCTGCGGGCCGCTGGTTATCGTGATAAAACTTCAATGTCGCCGAGACCAGATACAACTGACTTAACACGTCCGCCAGACGGCCTGATAATTTCTCACGTCTCTTGAGCGAACCACCCAACGTCAGCATCGCCACATCCGCAGCCAATGCAAAACAGGCGCTCATGCGTGTCACTTGCCGGTAATAACGGCGCTCAGGGCCGTCGACTGGCACCGATACAAATCGCGCACCGGTCAAACCCATCCATAATGCCCGGGCGGCATTACTCATCACAAAACCAACGTGAGCCCATATCGCACGATCGAATTCCCGCAGAGCACTCCCATGATCGGGATTCATCACCGCCTGCATTTCACGCAACACATAGGGATGGCAACGAATCGCACCCTGACCAAAGATGATCATGGTCCGAGTCAATATATTCGCCCCCTCGACCGTAATACTGATCGGAATCGATTGATAAATACGACCGATAAAATTGCGTGGCCCCATGCAGATTGCACTGCCCCCCTGCACATCCATGCCATCGTTCACCACCTTGCGCATTCGTTCGGTCATCGTGTATTTGACGATGGCAGAGATCACCGATGGCTTTTGACCTTGATCCACCGCACCCGCCGTCATGGTCCGCGCCGCATCCATCATGTAGGTATACGCCGCAATCCGCGCCAGCGGCTCCTCGACGCCTTCGAAGCGGCCAATCGGTGTTTTAAATTGCTTGCGGATGCGCGCGTAACCACCCGTTGCCCGACTCACCAATTTGCCCGCGCCCGCAGACAACGCTGGCAGAGAAATCGAACGCCCAGCCGCCAAACACTCCATCAACATGCGCCAGCCCTGACCGACGCGCGCCGCACCACCGATCACCCATTCCATCGGGATAAAGACATCCTTGCCCCAATTCGGCCCATTCATGAATGCCTGATTCAACGGCGCATGGCGATTTCCAATATTAACGCCCGGCGTGTTGGTAGGAATCAGCGCGCAGGTAATGCCAATATCTTCCACCTTACCCAACAAACGATCAGGATCGTAAAGCCGGAATGCCAAACCCAATACCGTCGCCACCGGGCCTAGCGTGATGTAACGCTTTTCCCAGGTCACGCGAATACCCAGCACCTCACGCCCCTCAAATATTCCTTTGCAAACGATGCCGCGATCTGGAATCGAAGCCGCATCGCTGCCTGCTTCCGGTCCCGTTAGCGCAAAACATGGCACTTCTTCACCGCGTGCCAGCCGTGGCAGATAGTGGTTTTTTTGTTCCTCGGTACCATAATGCAACAACAATTCCGCCGGCCCGAGCGAATTCGGCACCATCACTGTCACCGCCGCCGATACCGAACGGCTGGCGACTTTCATCACCACGCCTGAATGCGCGAGCGCTGAGAATTCCTTACCGCCGTAGCGCTTGGGAATGATCATCCCAAAGAAACCTTGCTCGCGGATGAATTTCCAAACATGCGGCGGCAAGTCACGCCGCTCTTCAGTGATGTGCCAGTCATCGAGCATCTTGCATAGCTCTTCCACCGGCCCGTTGATAAAGTCGAGCTCTTCCTGACTCAGACGTGGCTCAGGCGTTGCGTGCAATTTTTTCCAATTGGGATTGCCGCTGAATAAATCACCATCCCACCATACTGTCCCCGCCTCCAGCGCCTCGCGCTCGGTTTGCGACGTCGGCGGCAATGCCTTGCGCATCATCGGCAACAACCAGGAAGAAAACAGCGGCCGCCGCAAAGCAGGCCATCCGAAAGGCAATGCCGCAATAAATACCAACCACAGCAATACCTTGATACCACCTGCAACCTGATCAATGCTCGTAATGCCAACCAGCACCAGTGCGACGGCGATTATCCACTGCCATGCCGCACACCGGAGATAGGCCACACACCAAACGACCATTATCAGGATAAGACATGCAAAGATCGTGATCATATTTTGCTTCCCTAGCTTGTTAGCCCAATCGATTCCTTACACATTATTCACATCAATCGTAACTCTATTTTCCAGTCACATTGATCTGATTCTCTATGCCCGTCAATTTTGACTCCGGCAAATAACACTCACCCTCACCGTTACACACTACACCATCCTGATCCCAGGGCAAGCGCCGGTAAAAAGATAAATCGTCTGCACCGAGCAACGGATATTTGATGATTTCGAAATAGGGAGAATAATCAAAATCGCGCGCCACATAGAGCCGAGTATTGCGCTTAAATAATCTCAGTTGTCCATCAGGCATGCGGTGTATCACCGGCAGAATAGGAAATTGCACCGCATTAAACGCTTCGGCAATCATGGTTGAGCACACAATCTTGGTATGTTTCCCTGCTGCGTACTCAAAAAGTGTTGAGCGCCAGCGCCGTGGCACAACGGCAAATGGAATCATCAAGCGTGCCAGATCGATCAATTGCCGAATGTCATACTCAACACCAAGATGCCCGATCGCCTCCGCAATCACTCGCTTTGCATCCGGGGCATTCAGCCCGCGCGGGCGGCAGATGCGCAAGTGATCCGTCGTATATTTGCTCAACGGCTTGATCACCGTTCCTTCACCCAGCAGCGCCTCAATCACCAACTGTTCATTGGGATCACCCCGATAATGACGCTGCACCAATCCCTGTAATTCTGCATCCTCGATATCACGCATCCGGCCTATATATAAAGCCACATGCGTCCACGGGCTGCTGGTAATGGTCTTGATAATGCCGCCAACCCGGGTTCGTCCCTCTACCAGCAACACATCGCACGACCGAATCTCAAAACTCAAGCGCTCAAAATCGCAGGGCGGTATCGTGCTGGGCTCGGCCTCGTGGTTCAACCAGGCAACAAATCGTTTGGCCATCCAGCCACCAATACTCATCTAACCACTCCTTGAAATACTGTCATACGGCACTTTATGCCACCCCGCCCTGATACTTTTATCGGAAGTTATTGGTTTTTCTAGAGTTCCCATGAAGAAACCAGGCTCTTCGAACAATATTAGATCAACGCTGAATTGCTAAACATCAAACATTCCGGTGCATCCGCCACCGCCTATCAGCACAAGCATAACCTTCTGATTAATTTAAATAAACGACCCCGCGGCAAGCTACGGGGAATGGCAGCCACAGAGATTCACCAAAACCCATAAATCCAGCCCCGCAGCAGCCGATACCCGTTCACCTTGGAGTGCTTTGCCAGGCAATCACAGCCTTCAGCATTTAATGTGACTGGAGCTGAGGGGACCGCCGTTTCGACGTAGGAAATTAAGCAGTTTAATCTTGTTTTAGAGCGGCGAGCACAATGAATTTTAATCATCGGCAACAGCAACGTTCCTCATTAAAAAAACACAGCCCCCGCGCCAGATTTCATGTCAAGATCTACAATTGGCAATATATTCTTCTGGGCGAGGTTCACGATGTCTCTGTCACTGGCGCCGGCATTAAAATTCCTTCGGCCATCTGGAATAAATCGCAGTTCACTACCTATGGGGCGATTCGTGAATCGCGCCTACGCATCATCATTACCGTCAAGAAACGCCATGATTTCATCGCGGCGCTTGATCGTATCGTTAAATCCCAACGCGATCAAATCGCGGCAATAGGCCTTATCGAATAACAAATAGCTCAGCAAGCTATTACCGTCACGATCCATCGCCCCCACGCCGCCCAGGAAAAAACGCAATGTCCGCGGCAAGCGATAGGCATGGTCGCGGGCAATTTTTGAAATGTCGCGGCTGGGCGACACCACCAACGCCTTAACCGGCCGCAACTCTACGGTTCCGTTATCAAAATAATGCTTGGGTATCAGTGACAATGTACGATTAATGCGCTGCAACCGTTCAAGATCCATTTCCATTGAATCCAGAAAAATACTATTCAGCACATGTCCCGCAATCCGCGCCACGGAAGGATAAGTAGTCGTCTTTCGGCGCATAAATTCGTTATCGTTCTCGCTGCGCACCCCGACCACCAGCACCCGCTCGGCCCCCAAATGCAATGCCGGACTGATCGGCGCCAGTTGCCGCATTGAACCATCGCCAAAGTATTCCCGATTCAGCCTGACGGCCTCGAATATGAAAGGGATGGCCGAAGAGGCCATTAGATGATCAATCGTGATTTCCGTCGGACACCCCACGCGGACAACACGGCTCCAGGGTTTGATTTCATGCTTGCTTTGATAAAACGTGACCGACTGTCCCGAGGTATAACCGGAGGCGGTTATCGACAACGCATCGATGGTGCCTGCTTCAATTGCGTTTTTGATCAAATCACATGGCATATAGCGTTGCAGCAAATGCCGTAACGGCTGGCGATTGAATAAAGCCGCTGGATTGTTCTGCCCCAAACCACCCAACATCAACGCTAATAACCAATGGGCACCACTTTTGGCCAAACCCAGCGCATCGCTGCGTATCACCTGTTCAATGGTAAAGTTGCTCCAGACCCATACCAGTCGCGTCACCGCATCCTGAAAGTCCTGGGAATAAATCGATAATGCCGTGGCATTAATCGCCCCCGCCGAACTTCCACACAAAATAGGAAAAGGATTTCTGGTTTCCGGGGCGCGCATCCGAGCAATTGCCTTGAGCACACCCACTTGATATGCGGCACGTGCTCCACCACCGGCCAGAATCAGGCCAGTCTTTGGCAGTTGTTGTTGATTACCCTTGAACTCCGTCATTGCCCTGCTCATCCATCTGCGGCAAACCGGCCATGACCGGCCCCTAAAGGGTTAACGGCACTCGGAACACTTTAATAAGTATTTGTTATCAGAGAAATAACCACTTAATCGCAGGAAATGTGTGTGCGC is part of the Gammaproteobacteria bacterium genome and encodes:
- a CDS encoding acetyl-CoA C-acetyltransferase, which codes for MNRTVYVVDGARTPFLRAAGKPGSFAAGDLAVAAGRALLVRQSFSVEALDEVILGCVMPGPDEANIARVMALRLGCDKRIPAWTVQRNCASGMQALDCAYTNIACGRSDLVLAGGVESMSHAPILLSLEMVHWLSAWNGAKSFGQKLQTLKKLKPKYLKPVIGLLRGLTDPIVGLSMGQTAEILAHRFNISRKRMDEFACQSQKRLARAQDENLLIDEIEAIYDSKGKCYQHDDGLRRDSDVAKLGALKPVFDRHFGRVTAGNSAQVTDGAAMLILASEDAVRQHQLPVMGRIVDSEWAGLEPSQMGLGPVHAMTPIMQRHGWQISDIDYWEINEAFAAQVLACVEAWKDADYCRNELGLSGPLGEVSNERLNVDGGGVSIGHPVGASGARIVLHLLHVLKRTNTKRGMASLCIGGGQGGAMVVERDAG
- a CDS encoding acyl-CoA dehydrogenase, with the protein product MITIFACLILIMVVWCVAYLRCAAWQWIIAVALVLVGITSIDQVAGGIKVLLWLVFIAALPFGWPALRRPLFSSWLLPMMRKALPPTSQTEREALEAGTVWWDGDLFSGNPNWKKLHATPEPRLSQEELDFINGPVEELCKMLDDWHITEERRDLPPHVWKFIREQGFFGMIIPKRYGGKEFSALAHSGVVMKVASRSVSAAVTVMVPNSLGPAELLLHYGTEEQKNHYLPRLARGEEVPCFALTGPEAGSDAASIPDRGIVCKGIFEGREVLGIRVTWEKRYITLGPVATVLGLAFRLYDPDRLLGKVEDIGITCALIPTNTPGVNIGNRHAPLNQAFMNGPNWGKDVFIPMEWVIGGAARVGQGWRMLMECLAAGRSISLPALSAGAGKLVSRATGGYARIRKQFKTPIGRFEGVEEPLARIAAYTYMMDAARTMTAGAVDQGQKPSVISAIVKYTMTERMRKVVNDGMDVQGGSAICMGPRNFIGRIYQSIPISITVEGANILTRTMIIFGQGAIRCHPYVLREMQAVMNPDHGSALREFDRAIWAHVGFVMSNAARALWMGLTGARFVSVPVDGPERRYYRQVTRMSACFALAADVAMLTLGGSLKRREKLSGRLADVLSQLYLVSATLKFYHDNQRPAEDLSLLRWACDDALYQAEEHLIGLASNLPLRSVGWLLKKIMMPFGRSCRLPSDGLGHTVAGLILSPSPVRDRLTAGIFVPGSEQDALGRIESALDKVVAAEVVERKLREAVQSKRLPKIGDGETLARGLEAGIINRQEADTLRAAIAARRDVITVDDFRPDYWSSKQSRES
- a CDS encoding patatin-like phospholipase family protein: MTEFKGNQQQLPKTGLILAGGGARAAYQVGVLKAIARMRAPETRNPFPILCGSSAGAINATALSIYSQDFQDAVTRLVWVWSNFTIEQVIRSDALGLAKSGAHWLLALMLGGLGQNNPAALFNRQPLRHLLQRYMPCDLIKNAIEAGTIDALSITASGYTSGQSVTFYQSKHEIKPWSRVVRVGCPTEITIDHLMASSAIPFIFEAVRLNREYFGDGSMRQLAPISPALHLGAERVLVVGVRSENDNEFMRRKTTTYPSVARIAGHVLNSIFLDSMEMDLERLQRINRTLSLIPKHYFDNGTVELRPVKALVVSPSRDISKIARDHAYRLPRTLRFFLGGVGAMDRDGNSLLSYLLFDKAYCRDLIALGFNDTIKRRDEIMAFLDGNDDA